The following coding sequences are from one Sporichthya brevicatena window:
- a CDS encoding YbaB/EbfC family nucleoid-associated protein: MTTGGMPDMGALLAQAAQMQQQILEVQARLAETKVTGSAGGGAVRATVTGSLELVGLDLDPSVVDPTDTETLADLVVAAVRDANRAAQEMQAQAMGPFAAAMGGMGGMVEGMGLDASSFGLGASGGLGGLPPGR; encoded by the coding sequence ATGACCACCGGCGGCATGCCCGACATGGGTGCCCTGCTCGCGCAGGCAGCGCAGATGCAGCAGCAGATCCTCGAGGTCCAGGCGCGCCTGGCCGAGACCAAGGTGACCGGCAGCGCCGGTGGCGGGGCGGTGCGCGCCACCGTGACCGGCAGCCTGGAGCTCGTGGGCCTCGATCTCGACCCGTCCGTCGTCGACCCGACCGACACCGAGACCCTCGCCGACCTGGTCGTCGCCGCGGTCCGCGACGCGAACCGCGCCGCCCAGGAGATGCAGGCGCAGGCCATGGGCCCGTTCGCCGCCGCGATGGGCGGGATGGGTGGCATGGTCGAGGGCATGGGCCTGGACGCGAGTTCGTTCGGCCTCGGGGCGAGCGGCGGGCTCGGCGGCCTGCCGCCGGGCCGGTAG
- the recR gene encoding recombination mediator RecR has product MYEGIVQDLIDELGRLPGVGPKSAQRIAFHLLAADPADVRRLVTAIGQVKERIQFCELCGNVTEDVRCRICRDPRRDPAVICVVEEAKDVVAIERTREFRGRYHVLGGAISPIEGVGPDDLRVRELMARLADGTVTEIILATDPNLEGEATATYLARLIKPMGLKVTRPASGLPVGGDLEYADEVTLGRAFEGRRLLDV; this is encoded by the coding sequence TTGTACGAAGGCATCGTCCAGGACCTCATCGACGAGCTCGGGCGCCTGCCCGGCGTCGGTCCGAAGAGTGCGCAGCGGATCGCGTTCCACCTGCTCGCGGCCGATCCGGCCGACGTGCGCCGTCTCGTCACGGCGATCGGGCAGGTGAAGGAGCGCATCCAGTTCTGCGAGCTGTGCGGCAACGTGACCGAGGACGTCCGCTGCCGGATCTGCCGCGACCCCCGGCGCGACCCCGCGGTGATCTGCGTGGTCGAGGAGGCCAAGGACGTCGTCGCGATCGAGCGCACCCGCGAGTTCCGCGGCCGCTACCACGTGCTCGGCGGCGCGATCAGCCCGATCGAGGGCGTCGGGCCGGACGACCTGCGCGTGCGCGAGCTGATGGCGCGCCTCGCGGACGGGACCGTCACCGAGATCATCCTGGCCACCGACCCCAACCTCGAGGGCGAGGCGACTGCGACATATCTCGCGCGCCTGATCAAGCCGATGGGGTTGAAAGTGACCCGCCCGGCTAGTGGACTGCCCGTTGGTGGCGATCTCGAGTACGCCGACGAGGTGACCCTCGGGCGGGCGTTCGAAGGACGGCGACTGCTCGATGTGTGA